Below is a window of Geomonas oryzisoli DNA.
TCGCGGTTTACATCGTCAACAAGGACGGACGCCTTTTTGCGCGCTACCAGTCCGCGGCACAGGCGCATCCTGCGCTCCCCCTGGAGCTCCTTCCCGATTGGGCCTCGCCGGACCAGGTGAACCAGGCGGTGCAGCAGGTGACCCGCGAGGAGTACACCAGCTCGTTTCTGTCCGGTTACGCCAGCGTGGTGCGGCCGATCCGCATGGACGACGAACAGGTCGGCACGGTGGTGATCCACGCCAATGCCAGGGGGTTCCTGAACTCCCTGCGCTACAACATCCTGGTGGCGCTGGGGTTCATGGGGGTCACCTTCCTCGTCTTCTGCCTGTTCTCCGCGCGGTTGCAGCTGATGATCTCGGCGCCGCTTTTGGGGCTGCTGGCCGCCATGAAGGAGATATCAGCGGGCAAGAACTTCGCCCTGCGTGTGACCAAGCCGTGCGACGACGAGATCGGCCTCTTGTATGACGGCTTCAACCACATGCTCCACGAAATCGAGGAGCGCGACCAGATCCTCAGGCAGCGCCAGGCCCACCTGCAGCAACTCGCGCACTACGACCCGCTGACCCGGCTCCCCAACCGGACCCTGTTCTACGACCGCCTGGCCCAGGCGTTGTTCCACGCCGAGCGGGCCCGGGAGACGGTGGCGGTGATCTTCATCGACCTGGACCACTTCAAGGACATCAACGACACCCTGGGGCACCGCACCGGCGACCTGCTGCTGATCGAGGTGGCCGGGCGGCTGGCGACCGTGGTGCGCAGCTGCGACACCGTGGCGCGCCTTGGTGGGGACGAGTTCACCATCTTCTGCCAGAACGTGGCCAACGAGGAGAATGCGACCGTCGTGGCGCAGAAGCTGGTCGCCCTGTTCGCGACCCCGTTCCGGCTGGGCGCCAGCGAGATCCGCGTGACCGCGAGCGTCGGGGTAACCCTCTACCCCCACGACGGCAGGACGGTGGACGAGCTGCTCATGAACGCCGACATCGCCATGTACCACGCCAAGGGGTGCGGCAAGAACGTCTTCGCCCTCTTCGACAAGAAGATGAACGAGCACGCCAGCGAGCGGGTGACCTTCCTGGCCGACCTGCGCCAGGCGGTGGAACTGGAGCAGTTCGTGCTGCACTACCAGCCCAAGGTCGATCTGTTGACCGGCAAGGTGACCAGCGTGGAGGCGCTGGTGCGCTGGATGCACCCGCGCCTTGGCATGCTCGCCCCGGACAGGTTCATCCGCCTGGCCGAAGAGGGGGGAATGATCGCGGAGCTGACCGAGTGGGTCATGCGCACCGCCTGCCTGCAGGCCAAGGCGTGGCAGGAGGCGGACCTCGCGCCGGTCCGGGTGGCGGTGAACCTTTCCCCGTTCCACTTCCAGCGCCAGGACGTGAAGCAGTCGGTCTGCGCCGTGCTGGGGGAGACCGGGCTGGACCCTTCCCTTTTGGAGATAGAGATCACCGAGAGCGCCCTGATGCAGAACGACGAGTACACCTGCCGCGTCCTGAGCGAGCTGCGCGAGATGGGGGTCACCATCTCCGTGGACGATTTCGGCACCGGCTATTCCTCACTGTCGTACCTGCACCGTTTCCCCATCAACACCCTGAAGATCGACCGCACCTTCATCCTGAACATGACCAAGAGTTCCGAGGACCAGGCCATCGTGACCGCGATCATCGCCATGGCGAAGAGCCTTAAGATGCAGATCGTCGCGGAGGGGGTGGAATCGGTGGAGCAGCTGGAGACCCTGAAGGACCAGGGATGCCACGAGATCCAGGGGTTCCTGGTGTCGCGGCCGGTGAACGCGGAGCGCGTCGCCCGGTTCTTCACCGACGAGGATCACCTGCAGGCGCACGGCGCAGCCGCGCAGGCCGTGCCGGGGGAAACCGCGCACCATCTGGTAAACGGCGGGAGCTGACGCCCGCCGAGGGGGGACGATGAACGAACTGACCATCAAGCTGAAGACCGGGGACGAGATCAAGGGGGTCCTGACCCGTTCCTTCAAGTATCAGGATACCGACCTCGAGGTGTTGACCGAGGGGAGCAGGGAGGCGCTGGTCTTCTCGCTGGACGAGATCTGCTACATCCGCTTTTTGAGCCCGCCGGCCGGCATCGGTCGCGGCGGCAGCGAGGCCCTGGAGGAGGTGCAGACCATCGCCGGCGAGACCTTCAGGGTGAACGTGCCGGGCAACGGGAAGTTCCTGAAGGGGTTCCTGGGGCTGCTGCCGGGAGACAGCAGCCAGACCATCTTTTTTACCGACTCAGGGGTGCGCTACCGCCAGGACGCCCGCTTCACGGGGCAGATCCTGCAGGACCAGGGATTCGTATCGACGGACAAGCTCGAGGCGGCGCTCAAGCTGCAGGAAGAGCAGGCGCACCGCGGGGAACAGGACGCGGCCATTCTCCTGGCCGACGCAGTTGACGAGGGAGAGATGCACGAGCAGACACAAAGGCACGAAATACACCACACGCGGGTCGGCGACATCCTGGTCGAATCGGGGCTGGTGACCAGGGAACAAGTCGAGGCCGCCTTCAAGAGCCAGAAGGGGAAGAAGCTGCAGGTGGGCGAGCTGCTGATCATGAAGGGGCTCATCACCGAGGAACAGCTCCTGTCGGCGCTGGCCACCAAGTTCCGGCTCCGCTTCGTGGACCTGGAAGCGGTGGTTCCCGGCGAAGCGGCCCTCGGGGCGATCTCCGAGGGGCTGGCGACCCGGCTCAAGGTCTTCCCCATCTCGCTGGAGGGGAGGAAACTGGTGGTCGCCACCTGCGCCCCCACCGACCTGACCATCGGGGACAACCTGCGGTTCTCCACCAACTTCGTCCCGGAGCTGGTGGTCGCCTCTTCGCGCCAGATCATGGCCGCCATCGACAAGTACTACCGCAACCGGATCGAGACGGTGGACACCCTCTTGAACTCGATGAGGGGCGAGGCGGAGACGGTGACCATAGAGGAGGAGGCGGACGACACCCGCCTGCTCTTCGAGCCAGACTCGAAGATCATCTCCCTGGTGAACCGGATCCTGATTGACGCCTACCGGCGCGGCGCATCGGACATCCACTTCGAGCCCGGCAACGGCAACGAACCGCTCAACATCCGTTACCGTATCGACGGCGAGTGCATCCATGCCCACAAGGTCGCCGCCTCTTACAAGGGGGCCATCACGGTGCGCATCAAGATCATGGCCGACCTGAACATAGCGGAACGGCGCCGCCCGCAAAGCGGCAAGATCCTGCTCCGCTACCGGCAGCAGATGCTGGAGTACCGGGTCGAGGTCACCCCGATGGTCGGGGGGCGGGAAGCGGCGGTCCTGAGGCTTTTGGCGGCCTCGAAGCCGCTTCCGCTGGCCGGGTTGGGGCTGCTGCCGCACAACCTGGTGCGCTTCGTGGACATCCTGGAGAAGCCGCACGGCATCATCCTCTGCGTCGGCCCGACCGGATCAGGCAAGACCACGACGCTCCACTCGGCGCTGGGACACATCAACACCCAGGAGCGCAAGATCTGGACCGCGGAGGACCCGGTGGAGATCACCCAGGCGGGACTGTGCCAGGTGCAGGTGAACGCAAAGATCGGCTTCACCTTCGCCGAGGCGCTGCGCTCGTTCCTGCGCGCCGACCCCGACGTGATCATGATCGGCGAGATGCGCGACGCCGAGACCTCGAAGATCGCCATCGAGGCCTCGCTCACCGGCCACCTGGTCTTTTCCACCCTGCACACCAACTCGGCTCCCGAGGCGGCGGTGCGCCTGATCGAGATGGGGATGGACCCCTTCAATTTCTCGGACGCGCTTTTGGGCATCGTGGCGCAGCGCCTGGCCAAGCGGCTCTGCCAGAACTGCAAGAAGCCGGCGCATAACCAGCGCGAGCTGTACGACGACATCGTGGCCTCCCTGCGCCAGGTCGCCGGGGATCGCGAGGGGGTCATCCCCGAGCTCAAGGAAGCCAACTTCATGAAGGCGGTGGGGTGCGAGGAGTGCGCCGGCACCGGCTACAGGGGGCGCATCGCCCTGCACGAGCTCATGATCGGGACCGAGACGGTCAAAACCGCTATCAGGCGCGGCGTGGGCATGGACGAGCTCCGCTCCATCGCCATGGACGAGGGGATGTGGACCCTGAAGATGGACGGCCTGATGAAGGTGCTGCAGGGGGAGACCGACCTGGAGCAGATCCTGAAAGTCTGCATGTAGTAGTAACGGCGGCACGATAAGGCGAAGCGCGCGGAGGGATCGGAAGATGCCTGAGGGTAAGGTGCGTTCCAGTTGGCAGTTGGTGCTTTTCGCGCTGGCCGTAGCGGCCGGCGTCCCGTTCCTGCTCCTGGAGCTGTCGGGGGCGGCGCTGTACGTGGTGCTGGACGTCCCCTCCTACCTCACCTTCCACAACACCGTGGAAATATTCAGCGTCATGGTCTCCCTCTCCATATTCGGGGTTGGGTGGTTCTCCTACAACCAAAGCCGTGACCGGCACTCCCTCTTCCTCGCCGTCGCCTTCCTGGGTATCGGGCTGATGGACTTCATGCACACCCTGGCCTACACCGGCATGCCCCCCCTGGTCACCCCGAACTCCCCCAACAAATCGACCCAGTTCTGGATCGCGGTGCGCCTGTTCTCCGCCGCCGCCTTCCTCGCCAGCGCCTTCGTCTCCGAGCAGAACCGCTCCCGTCTCCTGGGTCGGGTGCCACTCATGCTGGTGACGCTGGCCGTCACCGCCGCCACCTTCACCGCGGTCATCTTCCGTCCCGACCTGGTGCCGGACACCTTCGTGGCGGGGGTGGGGTTGACGCCGTTCAAAAAGGGCTCCGAGCTGGTCGTCATCGCCCTGTTCGTGCTGGCCACGCTCGCCTACGTGAAGCGCCTCACCGCCTCCCGGGACCGCATCTACCTGTACTACCTGAGCGCCTTCATCCTCTGCATCGTGAGCGAGCTCACCTTCACCGTCTACAAGAGTGTCTTCGACAGCTTCAACCTGCTGGGGCACCTGTACAAGCTGTTCGCCTTCCTGCTGATCTACCGGGGCATCTTTGCTGCCGCCATCAAGCGCCCCTACCGGCAACTGAACCTGGCCCTCGGAGAACTGCGCCACACCAACGACGTCCTCGTGGCCATCATGGACTCGATCCCCCACTGCATCTTCTGGAAGGACCGCCGCAGCGTCTATCTCGGCTGCAACCGTGAGTTCGCCAAAAGCGCGGGGCTGGCCGATCCTGCCCAGATCGTCGGCAAGTGCGACTACGACCTTCCCTGGAGCCGCGAAGAGTCCGACGGGTACCGCGCCGACGACAGCGAGGTCATGCAGAAGAACCAGGCCAAGATGCACATCATCGAGAACCTGACCCGGGCCGACGGCAGCGTCACCTGGATCGAGACCAGCAAGATGCCGCTTACCGACGAGGATGGCGCGGTGCGGGGGGTGCTCGGGATCTACGAGGACATCACGGCGAGAAAGCTGGCCGAGGAGCGGCTCTCGGAGACGCTGCAGTTCAACCAGGAGATCATCAACAGTGCCCGGGAGGGGATCATCGTCTACGACCGCGAGCTGCGCTACCTGGTCTGGAACCCGTACATGGAAGAGATCAGCGGCAGGCCCGCCGCCGAGGTCGTGGGCAAGCGCCCCGCGGAGGTCTTCCCGTGGCTTGCGGAGACCGGGTTGGTGCGCCGCCTGGAGCAGCTTCTGGCCGGGGGCGCACCCACGGTCACCGAATTCGGCGGCAGGCACGTGAGTGGGAGGATGCTCTGTATGTCCGACGCCTCCGCCCCGTTGAGAAGCAGCTCCGGCGAAGTAATCGGGATTATCGGCACGGTGCGCGACATCACCGAGCGGCGCGGCATCGAGGAGCAGCTGCGCCAGGCCCAGAAGCTGGAGTCGGTCGGGCGGCTGGCGGGTGGGGTGGCCCACGATTTCAACAACAAGCTCACGGTGATCATGGGGTGCGCCGAACTGGCGGCGCGGCAGACCGGGGAAGCCGCGGTCCTGGAACACCTGCGTCTGATCGTCAAGGCCGCCGAGCAGTCCCGCGACATCACCCGGCAGCTGCTCGCCTTCTCGCGCCAGCAGGTCGTCGCGCCCAGAACGGTGCAGGTGAACGGCATGCTGTGGGAGCTGAAAAAGTCATTGGGACGGCTTATCGGCGAAGACATCTCCATCGTGCTGGCACCCGGGGAGCAGCTTTGGAGCATCAGCATGGACCCGGTGCAGCTGGACCAGATCATCATGAACCTGGCGGTGAACGCCCGCGACGCCATGCCCCGGGGAGGGACCATCACCATCGAGACCGCCAACGTGCAGTTCGAGGAGCCGCCTCCCCTGCACCCGGAGGTGCCGCCGGGAGGATACGTAAGGATCACCTGCCGCGACACCGGTGTCGGCATGGATGCCGAGACCCGCGCCCACGTCTTCGAGCCCTTCTACACCACCAAGGAGCAGGGGAAAGGGACCGGGCTCGGGCTGGCCACCGTCTACGGCATCGTCAGGCAAAACGGAGGCTTCATCGATCTCGAGACCGCACCCGGTGCCGGCAGCGCGTTCAGCATCTGCCTGCCGAGGTGCGCCGACGGCGAGGAGAACCATACGCCGCCGCCCGCCGCAACGCGGCAACAAGGAGCGGGGACGGTGCTGCTGGTCGAGGACGAGGACATGGTGCGCGAGCTGACCGCCAGCATACTGGAGTCCCTGGGGTACCGCTGCCTCGCCACGGCCGACCCGCGCGAGGCGCTGGAGGTGGCCGGCAACCCCGAGGTCGCCATCGACCTGGTGCTCACCGACGTGGTGATGCCCGGCATGCGGGGACCGGAGATGATGCAGCGGATGCGGCGCGAGCGCCCGGATATCAAGTGCATCTACATGTCCGGCTTCACCGATGCCATCATGGACGAGGAGAGCGGGAGTTGGGAGGGGGGCGCCTTCTTGAAGAAGCCGTTCCAGATGGAAGAGCTGGCGCGCATGGTGCAGTCGGTGCTCGGCACGCAACCCGGCTGAGGTCGGCGCGCCGGGGGCAGGGTCAGCGGGGGGAGCTGAGCGAGCGCAGGTAGTGGACCAGCGGCCAGCGGTGCGGCGGGGGGACCACCCGTTCCAGCACCGGCTCGTGGCCGATGCCGGTCAGCATGGCGCGCAGAAGCTCGCCGTCGCGGTAGCCGGCGATCCTGGGGAGACGCAGGTCCGCCGGTCTCGGGAGGTAGCTGTTGCCGACGGGCCCGTCGCCGGCGC
It encodes the following:
- a CDS encoding hybrid sensor histidine kinase/response regulator translates to MPEGKVRSSWQLVLFALAVAAGVPFLLLELSGAALYVVLDVPSYLTFHNTVEIFSVMVSLSIFGVGWFSYNQSRDRHSLFLAVAFLGIGLMDFMHTLAYTGMPPLVTPNSPNKSTQFWIAVRLFSAAAFLASAFVSEQNRSRLLGRVPLMLVTLAVTAATFTAVIFRPDLVPDTFVAGVGLTPFKKGSELVVIALFVLATLAYVKRLTASRDRIYLYYLSAFILCIVSELTFTVYKSVFDSFNLLGHLYKLFAFLLIYRGIFAAAIKRPYRQLNLALGELRHTNDVLVAIMDSIPHCIFWKDRRSVYLGCNREFAKSAGLADPAQIVGKCDYDLPWSREESDGYRADDSEVMQKNQAKMHIIENLTRADGSVTWIETSKMPLTDEDGAVRGVLGIYEDITARKLAEERLSETLQFNQEIINSAREGIIVYDRELRYLVWNPYMEEISGRPAAEVVGKRPAEVFPWLAETGLVRRLEQLLAGGAPTVTEFGGRHVSGRMLCMSDASAPLRSSSGEVIGIIGTVRDITERRGIEEQLRQAQKLESVGRLAGGVAHDFNNKLTVIMGCAELAARQTGEAAVLEHLRLIVKAAEQSRDITRQLLAFSRQQVVAPRTVQVNGMLWELKKSLGRLIGEDISIVLAPGEQLWSISMDPVQLDQIIMNLAVNARDAMPRGGTITIETANVQFEEPPPLHPEVPPGGYVRITCRDTGVGMDAETRAHVFEPFYTTKEQGKGTGLGLATVYGIVRQNGGFIDLETAPGAGSAFSICLPRCADGEENHTPPPAATRQQGAGTVLLVEDEDMVRELTASILESLGYRCLATADPREALEVAGNPEVAIDLVLTDVVMPGMRGPEMMQRMRRERPDIKCIYMSGFTDAIMDEESGSWEGGAFLKKPFQMEELARMVQSVLGTQPG
- a CDS encoding GspE/PulE family protein; translation: MNELTIKLKTGDEIKGVLTRSFKYQDTDLEVLTEGSREALVFSLDEICYIRFLSPPAGIGRGGSEALEEVQTIAGETFRVNVPGNGKFLKGFLGLLPGDSSQTIFFTDSGVRYRQDARFTGQILQDQGFVSTDKLEAALKLQEEQAHRGEQDAAILLADAVDEGEMHEQTQRHEIHHTRVGDILVESGLVTREQVEAAFKSQKGKKLQVGELLIMKGLITEEQLLSALATKFRLRFVDLEAVVPGEAALGAISEGLATRLKVFPISLEGRKLVVATCAPTDLTIGDNLRFSTNFVPELVVASSRQIMAAIDKYYRNRIETVDTLLNSMRGEAETVTIEEEADDTRLLFEPDSKIISLVNRILIDAYRRGASDIHFEPGNGNEPLNIRYRIDGECIHAHKVAASYKGAITVRIKIMADLNIAERRRPQSGKILLRYRQQMLEYRVEVTPMVGGREAAVLRLLAASKPLPLAGLGLLPHNLVRFVDILEKPHGIILCVGPTGSGKTTTLHSALGHINTQERKIWTAEDPVEITQAGLCQVQVNAKIGFTFAEALRSFLRADPDVIMIGEMRDAETSKIAIEASLTGHLVFSTLHTNSAPEAAVRLIEMGMDPFNFSDALLGIVAQRLAKRLCQNCKKPAHNQRELYDDIVASLRQVAGDREGVIPELKEANFMKAVGCEECAGTGYRGRIALHELMIGTETVKTAIRRGVGMDELRSIAMDEGMWTLKMDGLMKVLQGETDLEQILKVCM
- a CDS encoding putative bifunctional diguanylate cyclase/phosphodiesterase; translated protein: MRRPGEKFIRNLPLQRKLMLIIMSCCTATLFVSSLFFVAREAKVLYRDQQEYLVSLADMIGRNSAAALVFNDLKTAEETIRPLTQKDNVLAVYIVNKDGRLFARYQSAAQAHPALPLELLPDWASPDQVNQAVQQVTREEYTSSFLSGYASVVRPIRMDDEQVGTVVIHANARGFLNSLRYNILVALGFMGVTFLVFCLFSARLQLMISAPLLGLLAAMKEISAGKNFALRVTKPCDDEIGLLYDGFNHMLHEIEERDQILRQRQAHLQQLAHYDPLTRLPNRTLFYDRLAQALFHAERARETVAVIFIDLDHFKDINDTLGHRTGDLLLIEVAGRLATVVRSCDTVARLGGDEFTIFCQNVANEENATVVAQKLVALFATPFRLGASEIRVTASVGVTLYPHDGRTVDELLMNADIAMYHAKGCGKNVFALFDKKMNEHASERVTFLADLRQAVELEQFVLHYQPKVDLLTGKVTSVEALVRWMHPRLGMLAPDRFIRLAEEGGMIAELTEWVMRTACLQAKAWQEADLAPVRVAVNLSPFHFQRQDVKQSVCAVLGETGLDPSLLEIEITESALMQNDEYTCRVLSELREMGVTISVDDFGTGYSSLSYLHRFPINTLKIDRTFILNMTKSSEDQAIVTAIIAMAKSLKMQIVAEGVESVEQLETLKDQGCHEIQGFLVSRPVNAERVARFFTDEDHLQAHGAAAQAVPGETAHHLVNGGS